In Choloepus didactylus isolate mChoDid1 chromosome 6, mChoDid1.pri, whole genome shotgun sequence, one DNA window encodes the following:
- the LOC119538258 gene encoding putative olfactory receptor 5AK3 — protein sequence MTHGNGTEVTEFFLLGFSAQHRFRHVLFIVFLLIYVTSMVGNIGMILLIKADSRLQTPMYFFLQNLAFVDICYTTAITPKTLQNLILENKSISLMGCVMQGWVYGTFATNDCYLLAAMAVDRYVAICKPLHYSTVMSRTVCIQLVAGSYVIGSINSSIHTGFTFSLSFCKSHTINHFFCDAVPIIAISCSDIGINLMLLVVFVGFNLTFTMSVVIFSYIYILASILKVPSTAGRKKAFSTCTSHLTAVTIFYGTFFYMYLQPHSNNSQEPMKVASIFYGIVIPMLNPLIYSLRNKEVKEALKAVGNKFF from the coding sequence ATGACACATGGAAATGGCACTGAAGTGACTGAATTCTTTCTACTGGGATTTAGTGCCCAACACAGGTTTCGGCATGTCCTCTTCATTGTATTTCTACTCATCTATGTGACCTCCATGGTGGGCAATATTGGAATGATCCTACTCATCAAAGCAGATTCCAGACTTcaaacacccatgtactttttcctacaGAATTTGGCATTTGTTGATATCTGTTATACCACTGCAATCACTCCGAAGACATTGCAAAATCtcatattagaaaataaatcaatttcatTAATGGGATGTGTAATGCAAGGATGGGTTtatggaacatttgctacaaatGACTGTTACCTCCTGGCTGCTATGGCAGTGGACCGTTATGTAGCCATCTGTAAACCACTTCACTATTCCACAGTCATGTCCCGCACAGTATGCATCCAACTGGTAGCTGGTTCATACGTAATTGGCTCAATAAATTCTTCAATACACACAGGTTTTACATTTTCACTGTCCTTCTGCAAGTCCCACACCATTAATCACTTTTTTTGTGATGCTGTCCCAATTATTGCCATTTCATGCTCTGACATTGGCATCAACCTCATGCTTCTTGTTGTCTTTGTGGGATTTAACTTGACATTCACTATGTCGGTTGTCATCTTCTCTTATATATACATCCTGGCTTCCATCCTAAAGGTGCCTTCTACTGCAGGGAGGAAAAAAGCCTTCTCCACATGTACCTCCCACCTGACAGCAGTCACCATTTTCTATGGAACTTTCTTTTACATGTACTTACAACCTCATTCTAATAATTCCCAGGAGCCTATGAAAGTTGCCTCCATATTTTATGGAATTGTGATTCCCATGTTGAACCCCCTGATCTATAGCTTgagaaataaggaagtaaaagaagctcTAAAAGCAGTAGGGAATAAATTCTTCTAA